In Hallerella succinigenes, the following are encoded in one genomic region:
- a CDS encoding histidine triad nucleotide-binding protein, giving the protein MSDCIFCKIIKGEIPSTKIYEDDEFFAFKDLNPQAPIHTLVVPKKHITSLMDMEEADAPLMGRLLYRAQEIAKLQGLGEGGARFVFNCKGDAGQTVWHIHCHILGGKRLDDGFGAK; this is encoded by the coding sequence ATGTCTGACTGCATCTTTTGCAAAATTATTAAAGGCGAAATCCCTTCTACCAAAATCTACGAAGACGATGAATTCTTCGCCTTCAAGGATTTGAACCCGCAGGCGCCCATCCACACGCTCGTCGTCCCGAAAAAGCACATCACGAGCCTTATGGATATGGAAGAAGCGGACGCCCCGCTGATGGGCCGTCTTCTTTACCGCGCCCAGGAAATTGCGAAGTTGCAGGGCCTCGGCGAAGGCGGAGCCCGTTTTGTGTTTAACTGCAAGGGTGACGCCGGACAGACCGTTTGGCACATCCACTGCCACATTCTCGGCGGAAAGCGTCTCGACGACGGTTTCGGCGCAAAATAA
- the nrdD gene encoding anaerobic ribonucleoside-triphosphate reductase: protein MYIMKRSGERVIFDGEKIANAIRKANKEEGILSDKLTEEQIAAIVNGIERDARNASRDLSVEEIQDKVENSLMATGKFNVARLYITYRYKHNELRKMSNIDQKISGIVERDNEEVKQENSNKNPTVLSVQRDYMAGEWSRYYTNRYLLSDDIVAAHKDGLIHFHDADYFAQHMHNCCLVNLGDMLDNGTCISGTHIDTPRSFNTACTVASQIVAQVASSQYGGQTITMSHLARYVDISRQKISQRLKAEFAEAGVDVDEEKLKKIVEDEVRREVESGCQTIQYQLITLQSTNGQAPFVTVFMYLHEVPEGQIRDDLALIIEVMLKQRILGVKDNRGFYITPAFPKLIYVLQDDNIEEGSKYFYLTKLAAECTAKRMVPDYISEKMALAMKGDCYPCMGCRSFLTPDRFTDAQKGNLGNAKNYVEGVHKYYGRFNQGVVTINLVDAACSSGGDEAKFWEIMKDRLNLCHRALRLRHERLLGTPSDVAPILWQDGALARLKPGEVIDRLLYDGYSTISLGYAGLAECVFYMKGVSHTSSAGDAFGLKVMQLLNDSCAQWKAEENIDYSVYGTPLESTTYKFAKALQKRFGKIPHVTDKNYITNSYHIHVTEEIDAFAKLSKEAEFQRLSPGGAISYVEVPNMQDNIPAVLAIMKHIYDTILYAELNTKSDLCDVCGYSGEIRVVKDSTGKLVWECPNCGNREQARMHVARRTCGYIGTQFWNQGRTAEIADRVLHIGLGEIQETGSVNPNASH from the coding sequence ATTTACATCATGAAGCGTTCTGGGGAACGTGTCATTTTTGATGGTGAAAAGATTGCAAACGCGATTCGTAAGGCGAATAAGGAAGAAGGTATTCTTTCGGATAAATTAACCGAAGAACAGATCGCTGCGATTGTAAACGGTATCGAACGCGATGCCCGCAACGCAAGTCGCGACCTTTCTGTGGAAGAAATCCAGGACAAGGTGGAAAACTCCTTGATGGCGACGGGCAAGTTCAACGTGGCGCGTCTCTACATCACCTACCGTTACAAGCACAACGAACTTCGTAAGATGAGCAACATCGACCAGAAGATTTCGGGCATTGTCGAACGGGATAACGAAGAAGTCAAGCAGGAAAACTCGAACAAGAACCCGACCGTTCTCTCTGTGCAGCGTGACTACATGGCAGGCGAATGGAGCCGTTATTACACGAATCGTTACCTGCTCTCCGACGACATCGTGGCGGCTCACAAGGATGGCCTCATCCACTTCCACGACGCAGACTACTTTGCCCAGCACATGCACAACTGTTGCCTTGTGAACTTGGGCGACATGCTTGACAACGGCACGTGCATCAGCGGAACGCATATCGATACGCCGAGAAGTTTCAACACGGCTTGTACCGTGGCTTCCCAGATCGTGGCGCAGGTTGCTTCGAGTCAGTATGGTGGACAGACGATTACGATGTCCCACCTTGCTCGCTATGTGGACATCAGCCGTCAGAAGATTTCCCAGCGTCTGAAGGCGGAATTCGCCGAAGCAGGCGTCGATGTCGATGAAGAAAAACTCAAGAAGATTGTGGAAGACGAAGTCCGCCGTGAAGTGGAATCCGGTTGTCAGACAATCCAGTATCAGCTGATTACGCTTCAGTCGACAAATGGCCAGGCTCCGTTTGTGACCGTCTTTATGTACCTTCACGAAGTTCCGGAAGGACAGATCCGTGATGACTTGGCTTTGATTATCGAAGTCATGCTCAAACAGAGAATCCTCGGCGTGAAGGACAATCGCGGCTTTTACATCACCCCGGCCTTCCCGAAGCTCATCTACGTGCTGCAGGACGACAACATCGAAGAAGGTAGCAAGTACTTCTACCTGACAAAGCTCGCCGCGGAATGCACTGCAAAGCGTATGGTCCCGGACTACATCTCCGAAAAGATGGCTCTTGCGATGAAGGGAGACTGCTATCCGTGTATGGGTTGCCGCTCCTTCCTCACCCCGGACCGCTTTACGGATGCGCAAAAGGGTAACCTTGGCAATGCAAAAAATTACGTCGAAGGCGTTCACAAGTATTACGGCCGTTTCAACCAGGGCGTGGTGACGATCAACCTCGTCGATGCAGCCTGCTCTTCGGGTGGTGACGAAGCCAAGTTCTGGGAAATCATGAAGGATCGTTTGAACCTTTGCCACAGAGCTCTCCGTTTGCGTCACGAACGTCTTCTCGGTACACCGTCCGATGTCGCCCCGATCCTTTGGCAGGACGGAGCATTGGCACGTCTCAAACCGGGTGAAGTAATCGACCGTCTTCTTTATGATGGCTATTCGACGATTTCTCTCGGCTACGCAGGCCTTGCCGAATGCGTGTTCTACATGAAAGGCGTTTCGCATACGAGCTCTGCCGGTGACGCTTTCGGTCTCAAGGTCATGCAGCTCTTGAACGATTCCTGTGCCCAGTGGAAGGCCGAAGAAAATATCGACTACTCTGTTTACGGAACCCCGCTCGAAAGTACCACGTACAAGTTTGCCAAGGCTCTGCAGAAACGTTTTGGCAAGATTCCGCACGTGACCGACAAGAACTACATCACGAACAGCTATCACATCCATGTGACAGAAGAAATCGATGCGTTCGCAAAGCTTTCCAAAGAAGCGGAATTCCAGAGACTTTCTCCGGGTGGCGCTATCAGCTACGTAGAAGTGCCGAATATGCAGGACAACATCCCGGCTGTTCTCGCGATTATGAAGCACATCTACGACACGATTCTTTACGCAGAACTCAATACGAAGTCCGACCTCTGCGACGTCTGCGGTTATTCGGGCGAAATTCGCGTGGTCAAGGATTCGACGGGAAAGCTCGTTTGGGAATGCCCAAACTGCGGCAACCGTGAACAGGCGAGAATGCATGTGGCACGCAGAACCTGTGGCTACATCGGCACTCAGTTCTGGAATCAGGGTCGTACAGCGGAAATCGCAGACCGTGTGCTTCACATCGGTCTCGGTGAAATTCAGGAAACAGGCTCTGTGAATCCGAACGCATCTCACTAA
- a CDS encoding SLC13 family permease, translating into MFSLVVTLLVLAVSMFFFVQGKIRSDIVALCSLVILMVFDVVTVDEALEGFSNPIVLMILGLFVVGGAIFRTGLARVAGQKIVKIAGDKESVLFVVIMLVTGFIGAFVGNTGTAALMLPIVMSVAAGAKSGPKRFLMPMAFACSIGGMLTLIGTPPNMVINEALIKAGYPSLKLFSFTPIGIVVLLLIIFALLPASHLLCKKTEEKKSNKRKNKSLNELAEEYRLSRNVTRVRVRYDSPLIGRSFAELKLPTHYNLTVIEVDHPSRGKFFGEGRQELAGPTSVAYGDDILYMMGDIEDVKRFSKEMSAPILSEKEAERESFHFRNWGIAEVLVMPDSSFINRNVMETNLRAQYGVNLLGIQRNGEYIIHGLTEKNLESRDTLLVQGTWENIRKLSSSNTEWIVLGEPLESAAAVPLDHKMPFAAAILVLMVILMVTNAVSSVAAVLIAALLMVLTGCFRNVEDAYKSINWESTVLIAAMLPMSTALEKTGVSGIIANALVEYLGTIGPYALLAGIYYTTSIVTIFISNTATAVLLTPIAMSAAAGLGVSPYPFLFAVTVSASCCFISPFSTPPNALVMNAGRYTFNDYLKIGGPLQFGMGFIMTFVLPLFFPF; encoded by the coding sequence ATGTTTTCTCTCGTTGTTACACTGCTTGTATTGGCAGTTTCGATGTTTTTCTTTGTACAGGGGAAGATTCGCTCGGATATCGTTGCGCTCTGTTCCCTTGTGATTTTGATGGTTTTTGACGTAGTGACGGTCGATGAAGCGCTCGAAGGCTTTTCGAATCCGATCGTCTTGATGATCCTTGGGCTTTTTGTCGTCGGCGGTGCGATTTTTAGAACGGGTCTTGCTCGTGTCGCTGGCCAGAAGATAGTGAAGATCGCGGGCGACAAGGAGAGCGTTTTGTTTGTCGTGATTATGCTCGTGACGGGCTTTATCGGAGCTTTTGTGGGGAATACGGGAACGGCTGCGCTGATGCTCCCGATTGTGATGAGCGTGGCGGCGGGCGCAAAGTCCGGCCCGAAGCGATTTTTGATGCCGATGGCCTTTGCTTGCAGTATCGGCGGTATGCTGACCTTGATCGGTACGCCTCCGAACATGGTGATCAACGAGGCTTTGATCAAGGCGGGATATCCGAGCTTAAAGCTCTTTTCGTTTACGCCAATAGGTATCGTGGTGCTTTTGCTCATTATTTTTGCGCTTCTCCCGGCTTCGCATTTGCTTTGCAAAAAGACGGAAGAAAAGAAGTCCAATAAACGCAAAAACAAGTCCTTGAACGAGCTTGCCGAAGAATACCGTCTTTCGCGCAACGTGACCCGCGTTCGTGTCCGTTACGATTCTCCGCTGATCGGGCGTTCTTTTGCGGAACTCAAGCTTCCGACCCATTACAATTTGACGGTCATCGAGGTGGACCATCCTTCCCGAGGAAAGTTCTTTGGCGAAGGTCGCCAGGAACTCGCCGGCCCGACAAGCGTCGCCTATGGAGACGACATCCTTTATATGATGGGTGACATCGAAGACGTGAAACGCTTTTCCAAGGAGATGAGCGCTCCGATCCTTTCGGAAAAGGAAGCGGAAAGGGAATCTTTCCATTTTCGCAACTGGGGCATTGCCGAAGTGCTCGTGATGCCGGATTCTTCCTTTATCAACCGCAATGTGATGGAAACGAATCTGCGTGCGCAGTACGGGGTGAACCTGCTTGGCATCCAGCGCAACGGGGAATATATCATCCATGGGCTTACGGAAAAGAACCTGGAATCCCGCGACACGCTTCTTGTGCAGGGAACCTGGGAGAACATTCGCAAGCTTTCTTCGTCGAATACGGAATGGATTGTCCTTGGGGAACCCTTGGAATCGGCTGCTGCGGTCCCGCTCGACCACAAGATGCCGTTTGCGGCGGCGATTCTCGTTTTGATGGTCATTTTGATGGTGACGAACGCGGTGTCTTCGGTGGCGGCGGTGCTGATCGCTGCGCTGCTCATGGTTTTGACGGGCTGCTTCCGCAACGTGGAGGACGCTTACAAGTCGATCAACTGGGAAAGTACCGTGCTGATTGCGGCGATGCTCCCGATGTCGACAGCTCTTGAAAAAACGGGCGTCTCGGGCATCATTGCGAATGCCTTGGTGGAATATCTGGGGACGATCGGGCCTTATGCTCTGCTCGCCGGTATCTATTATACAACGTCCATTGTTACAATCTTTATCAGCAATACGGCGACGGCGGTCCTTTTGACCCCGATTGCGATGAGTGCGGCCGCGGGTCTCGGTGTGAGCCCGTATCCGTTCCTGTTTGCGGTGACGGTTTCGGCCAGTTGCTGCTTTATTTCGCCTTTTTCCACCCCTCCGAACGCTTTGGTCATGAATGCTGGCCGCTATACTTTCAACGATTATCTGAAAATCGGCGGTCCTTTGCAGTTCGGAATGGGTTTTATCATGACCTTTGTGCTACCTTTGTTTTTCCCGTTTTAA
- a CDS encoding phosphatase, translated as MAKLVKTLPASVDIGSHSTILLIADFETDANGKETLQPKIQKVEVCRLGEDVYNTGNVSAERLEELSKILSNFRATAHALGAEIKACAMTEAARKAENGDEIIAAVEKALWTKPQIISGEEEAAYTFRAVEEWHGEGIVTLDIGGGSTEVSDGKKAVSVPVGALYLFKQMGAIPGPEYKKWEKEILKGNPLRPYSKKQIYLVGGTGTALAMVFLNLPEFDFKSIEGLELNLDQLEKTITKISNVSKELRASMPGLEKGRSDVIICGLYWLRSLLARLHAESFRISTAGLRFGLLYPPKPEEKNVEEKKERKLPPWLQKKKDSEDANQ; from the coding sequence ATGGCTAAACTGGTTAAAACGCTCCCCGCCTCGGTCGACATCGGCAGCCATTCGACAATTCTTTTGATTGCTGATTTTGAAACCGATGCAAATGGCAAAGAAACGCTCCAACCCAAAATTCAAAAGGTGGAAGTTTGCCGCCTTGGCGAAGACGTTTACAATACCGGAAACGTTTCCGCAGAACGCCTGGAAGAACTTTCGAAGATCCTTTCGAACTTCCGCGCAACGGCACACGCCCTAGGTGCAGAAATCAAAGCCTGCGCCATGACCGAAGCCGCCCGCAAGGCGGAAAATGGAGATGAGATTATCGCTGCGGTCGAAAAAGCGCTTTGGACCAAGCCGCAGATTATTTCTGGCGAAGAAGAAGCCGCCTACACGTTCCGCGCCGTCGAAGAATGGCACGGCGAAGGCATTGTGACTTTGGATATCGGCGGAGGCTCGACCGAAGTTTCCGACGGAAAGAAAGCGGTCTCGGTTCCGGTCGGCGCGCTTTACCTTTTTAAGCAAATGGGTGCGATTCCAGGTCCGGAATACAAAAAGTGGGAAAAGGAAATCCTCAAGGGAAATCCTTTGCGCCCGTATTCCAAAAAGCAGATTTACCTTGTCGGCGGAACGGGTACAGCCCTCGCCATGGTATTTTTGAACCTGCCGGAATTTGACTTCAAGTCAATCGAAGGTTTGGAGCTGAATCTCGATCAGCTCGAAAAAACGATTACAAAAATTTCCAACGTGTCGAAGGAACTCCGCGCGAGCATGCCGGGCCTTGAAAAAGGTCGTTCCGACGTCATCATCTGCGGCCTGTATTGGCTGCGCAGCCTGCTCGCCCGTTTGCACGCGGAAAGCTTCCGCATCAGCACGGCGGGTCTCCGCTTTGGGCTTCTTTACCCGCCTAAACCGGAAGAAAAAAACGTCGAAGAAAAGAAGGAACGCAAGCTCCCACCTTGGTTGCAAAAGAAAAAGGATTCTGAAGATGCGAATCAATAA
- a CDS encoding Tex family protein has protein sequence MNFSQVISQELNLEEWRVAKALELMDQGGTIPFIARYRKDQTGTLNEIELRDIQHRREYLQEVEDRKSTILKSIEEQGKLTPELKAKIESCKEKTLLEDLYAPYKPKKRTRATIAKECGLEPLARIIMAQEETSNTPEEIGRIYLSEEKGLADPKAAIAGACDILAEELADNATCRQYLRAQIEKEGVMTSKVRKEFEKQETKFKNYYDFSEPVSKIPSHRMLALRRGEKEKVLRLSVEMPDEALVGYLQRQVIKGDSIWKPYLEEMCKDAWDRLLKTSLESEVRLILKDKAEEEAFKVFSKNLQDVLLAPPAGHHAVLALDPGFRTGCKVAVLDKNGKFIDHGVIFPHEPQKRVAEAGDYIAALAEKYEVDLIAIGNGTASRETDAFVAAMSHKFKGKKPARVIVSEAGASVYSASPLAIQEFPNEDVTTRGAISIGRRLQDPLAELVKVDPQSIGVGQYQHDVNQRELKKRLDEVVESCVNMVGVDLNSASAPLLTHVAGVSATLAENVVKYREQNGAFKSRQDVLKVKGFGPKAFEQSAGFLRIPGAENPLDCSAVHPENYELVERMAAKAGVAVKDLVGNASAIKSLSPDEFLSDTVGKHTLEDIFSELEKPSRDPRKEFRYAKFDDSIKSINDLVTGSWMEGVVTNVANFGAFVDIGVHQDGLVHVSEISDKFVEDAKTVLTVGDVVKVRVLGVDAGQKRISLSMKPEQVDGVAGAGRAPRNARGGQRREGGIRPHATLADLKARLGGANASQGKGNAQPQSKLSSMLKKFKKGL, from the coding sequence ATGAATTTTTCGCAAGTCATCTCCCAAGAACTGAACTTAGAAGAATGGCGTGTGGCCAAAGCCTTGGAATTGATGGACCAGGGCGGTACGATTCCGTTTATTGCGCGTTACCGCAAGGACCAGACGGGAACGTTGAATGAAATCGAACTCCGTGACATCCAGCACCGCCGTGAATATTTGCAAGAAGTTGAAGACCGTAAGTCGACTATTTTGAAGTCCATCGAAGAACAGGGCAAGCTGACTCCGGAACTTAAGGCAAAGATCGAATCCTGCAAGGAAAAGACCCTTCTCGAAGACCTTTACGCTCCGTACAAGCCGAAAAAGCGTACCCGTGCGACGATTGCGAAGGAATGCGGTCTCGAACCGCTCGCTCGTATCATCATGGCTCAGGAAGAAACCTCCAATACGCCGGAAGAAATCGGCCGGATTTACCTCTCCGAAGAAAAGGGCCTTGCCGATCCGAAGGCGGCAATCGCTGGCGCCTGCGACATTCTCGCTGAAGAACTCGCTGACAACGCGACCTGCCGTCAGTATCTGCGTGCGCAGATCGAAAAGGAAGGCGTCATGACGTCGAAGGTCCGCAAGGAATTCGAAAAGCAGGAAACCAAGTTCAAGAACTACTACGACTTCTCCGAACCGGTTTCGAAGATTCCGAGCCACCGTATGCTTGCCCTTCGCCGTGGCGAAAAGGAAAAGGTTCTCCGTCTTTCCGTGGAAATGCCGGATGAAGCTCTTGTCGGTTACCTGCAGCGCCAGGTGATCAAGGGCGACAGCATCTGGAAACCGTATTTGGAAGAAATGTGCAAGGACGCTTGGGATCGTTTGCTCAAGACGAGCCTCGAAAGCGAAGTCCGCCTGATCTTGAAGGACAAGGCAGAAGAAGAAGCGTTCAAGGTGTTCAGCAAGAATCTTCAGGACGTTCTTCTCGCTCCGCCGGCCGGTCACCACGCCGTTCTCGCCCTCGACCCAGGCTTCCGTACCGGTTGTAAGGTGGCTGTTCTCGATAAGAACGGTAAGTTTATCGATCACGGCGTCATCTTCCCGCACGAACCGCAGAAGCGCGTCGCCGAAGCGGGCGATTATATCGCCGCTCTCGCTGAAAAGTACGAAGTGGACTTGATCGCAATCGGTAACGGCACTGCTAGCCGTGAAACGGACGCTTTTGTCGCCGCCATGAGCCACAAGTTCAAGGGAAAAAAGCCGGCCCGTGTGATCGTTTCCGAAGCAGGCGCTTCTGTGTATTCCGCAAGTCCGCTCGCTATTCAGGAATTCCCGAATGAAGACGTGACGACCCGTGGCGCGATTTCTATCGGCCGCCGTCTGCAGGATCCGCTCGCCGAACTCGTGAAGGTCGATCCGCAGTCGATCGGCGTTGGACAGTACCAGCACGATGTGAACCAGCGTGAACTCAAGAAGCGCCTCGACGAAGTCGTCGAAAGCTGCGTGAACATGGTCGGCGTGGATTTGAACAGTGCAAGTGCACCGCTTTTGACCCATGTGGCAGGTGTTTCGGCAACGCTTGCTGAAAATGTGGTGAAGTACCGCGAACAGAACGGTGCTTTCAAGAGCCGCCAGGACGTTTTGAAGGTGAAGGGCTTTGGTCCGAAGGCTTTTGAACAGTCGGCAGGCTTCCTCCGCATCCCGGGCGCCGAAAACCCGCTCGATTGCAGCGCCGTTCACCCGGAAAACTATGAACTCGTCGAACGTATGGCTGCTAAGGCCGGCGTCGCCGTGAAGGATCTCGTGGGTAACGCAAGCGCCATCAAGTCGCTTTCCCCGGATGAATTCCTTTCGGATACGGTCGGTAAGCATACCCTCGAAGACATTTTCTCCGAACTCGAAAAGCCGTCCCGCGACCCGCGTAAGGAATTCCGTTATGCAAAGTTCGATGATTCGATCAAGAGCATCAACGATCTCGTGACGGGCAGCTGGATGGAAGGCGTCGTGACGAACGTGGCAAACTTTGGCGCATTCGTCGATATCGGCGTTCACCAGGACGGCCTGGTGCATGTCTCTGAAATCAGCGATAAGTTCGTGGAAGACGCAAAGACCGTTCTTACGGTCGGCGATGTAGTGAAGGTGCGCGTCCTCGGCGTGGATGCAGGCCAGAAACGCATTTCCCTTTCGATGAAGCCCGAACAGGTCGATGGCGTCGCCGGTGCGGGACGAGCTCCGCGCAATGCGCGTGGCGGTCAGCGTCGTGAAGGCGGTATCCGTCCGCATGCGACCCTCGCCGATTTGAAGGCTCGTCTCGGCGGTGCAAATGCCTCTCAGGGCAAGGGAAATGCCCAACCGCAGAGCAAGCTTTCCTCGATGCTGAAAAAGTTCAAGAAGGGCCTGTAA
- a CDS encoding histone, whose translation MANAKKTVKKAEVKKAAPKKAVAKKAAPAKKVAPKKAVAKKAAPAKKAAPKKAVAKKAAPAKKAAPKKAVAKKAAPAKKAAPKKAVVKKAAPAKKVAKKK comes from the coding sequence ATGGCAAACGCAAAGAAAACTGTAAAAAAAGCCGAAGTGAAGAAGGCTGCTCCGAAGAAGGCTGTCGCCAAGAAGGCTGCCCCGGCTAAGAAGGTCGCTCCGAAGAAGGCTGTCGCCAAGAAGGCCGCCCCGGCTAAGAAGGCTGCTCCGAAGAAGGCTGTCGCCAAGAAGGCCGCCCCGGCTAAGAAGGCTGCTCCGAAGAAGGCTGTCGCTAAGAAGGCCGCCCCGGCTAAGAAGGCCGCTCCGAAGAAGGCTGTCGTCAAGAAGGCCGCCCCGGCTAAGAAAGTGGCGAAGAAGAAGTAA
- the panB gene encoding 3-methyl-2-oxobutanoate hydroxymethyltransferase, translated as MLSAQQIKERKGKQKIAQITAYDFGFAKIAEAAGIDQILVGDSLANTMLGYKSTQSIGMTEMLVFTAAVCRGAPNTHVIADMPFKSYDDPKSALENAKRFMDVGASSVKLEGFMPDAIETLIQNGIPVCAHLGLLPQTAVSMKQVGKTEEEAERLLKEITAIDELGAYECVLEHIPEILGEKLTKAVSLITIGIGGGPHTDGHVTVLHDALGINNGKIPPFATKYCNIFDIAKKGIEDYVSFVHTEAL; from the coding sequence ATGCTTTCAGCACAACAGATTAAAGAACGTAAAGGAAAACAGAAGATAGCCCAGATTACCGCTTACGACTTTGGCTTTGCCAAAATCGCGGAAGCCGCCGGCATCGACCAGATTCTCGTCGGTGACAGTCTCGCCAATACCATGCTCGGGTACAAAAGCACGCAATCCATCGGCATGACCGAAATGCTCGTCTTTACCGCAGCCGTTTGCCGTGGCGCTCCGAACACGCACGTCATCGCCGATATGCCCTTCAAGAGCTATGACGATCCGAAATCGGCTCTGGAGAATGCGAAAAGATTCATGGACGTCGGCGCAAGCTCTGTAAAGCTCGAAGGCTTTATGCCCGACGCGATTGAAACGCTCATCCAGAACGGCATTCCTGTCTGTGCACACCTTGGACTTTTGCCGCAAACCGCAGTCAGCATGAAGCAAGTCGGCAAGACCGAAGAAGAAGCGGAAAGACTTTTAAAAGAAATCACCGCGATCGATGAGCTCGGCGCTTACGAATGCGTGCTAGAACACATTCCAGAGATTCTTGGCGAAAAGCTCACCAAAGCCGTGAGCCTAATAACCATCGGTATTGGCGGCGGTCCGCACACCGATGGTCACGTCACCGTTTTGCACGATGCACTTGGCATCAACAACGGAAAGATTCCTCCATTTGCAACAAAGTATTGCAACATCTTTGACATCGCCAAAAAAGGGATCGAAGATTATGTTTCCTTTGTTCACACCGAGGCGCTATAG
- the nrdG gene encoding anaerobic ribonucleoside-triphosphate reductase activating protein, with product MHVGQIYKVDCANGTGIRVSLFVSGCTIHCKGCFNAQTWDFNFGVPYDDKIENFILSELSKSYYEGITILGGEPFEPSNQETIVQLIRRIKKELPKKSIWMFSGYVYDRDLIAGGKKHTDVTDEILDSIDVLVDGPFMIEKKNLMLRFRGSENQRIIDMRETRKTGAVVLRME from the coding sequence ATGCATGTCGGTCAGATTTACAAAGTGGATTGTGCAAATGGAACGGGCATTCGTGTTTCGCTGTTCGTTTCCGGTTGCACCATCCATTGTAAAGGCTGCTTCAATGCTCAAACGTGGGACTTTAATTTTGGCGTCCCTTACGACGATAAAATCGAAAATTTCATTCTAAGCGAACTTTCGAAGAGCTACTACGAGGGCATTACCATCCTCGGCGGGGAACCTTTTGAACCGTCGAATCAAGAAACGATTGTGCAATTGATCCGTCGCATAAAAAAGGAACTTCCGAAAAAGAGCATTTGGATGTTTTCCGGCTACGTTTATGACCGCGACCTGATCGCGGGCGGAAAAAAACATACGGACGTCACCGATGAAATCTTGGATTCGATCGATGTTCTGGTGGACGGGCCTTTCATGATCGAAAAAAAGAATCTCATGCTCCGCTTCCGAGGTTCGGAAAATCAGCGCATTATCGATATGAGGGAAACCCGGAAAACGGGCGCCGTCGTATTGAGAATGGAATAG
- the recO gene encoding DNA repair protein RecO, protein MLKQTKVIVLHRMPYSDSSLIVKGFCFDFGVQSFLVKSAKSHKNPFKSSLDPLAESEIVFHDSGKSDLHFIREATLIDWFPNLRKDLEKTAMAEVMAEILLRYLPTGLSQELEFRYTEKALQVLDRGKCPQDALARWMWHIADCAGYALSVDDCIRCGNSISGNPADFLFESGGALCKDCLGFFLPHYSPEFLSDIARLTARMPLHDPRALEGEFFKYLKTHLGENREIKSYRWLQEVRGYAFSTTD, encoded by the coding sequence TTGCTCAAACAGACCAAAGTCATCGTTCTCCATCGAATGCCCTACAGCGATTCCTCGTTGATCGTGAAGGGCTTTTGTTTTGATTTTGGAGTCCAATCCTTTTTGGTCAAGAGCGCAAAGAGCCATAAGAATCCATTCAAAAGCTCCCTCGATCCGCTTGCCGAAAGCGAAATCGTCTTCCATGATTCCGGAAAGAGCGATTTGCACTTTATCCGGGAGGCAACCCTGATCGACTGGTTCCCGAATCTGCGCAAAGACCTGGAAAAGACCGCGATGGCGGAAGTCATGGCGGAAATTCTTTTGCGCTACCTGCCGACCGGACTTTCGCAGGAACTTGAGTTCCGTTACACGGAAAAGGCTTTGCAAGTGCTCGACAGGGGAAAGTGTCCGCAAGACGCGCTTGCCCGTTGGATGTGGCACATTGCCGATTGCGCGGGGTATGCGCTTTCCGTCGACGATTGCATTCGCTGCGGAAATTCCATCTCGGGGAATCCCGCCGATTTCCTTTTTGAATCGGGCGGGGCGCTTTGCAAAGACTGCCTCGGCTTCTTTTTGCCGCACTATTCCCCTGAGTTTTTAAGCGATATCGCCCGTTTGACCGCTCGAATGCCGCTTCACGACCCGCGAGCCCTCGAAGGGGAGTTTTTCAAGTATCTCAAAACACATCTCGGCGAAAACCGGGAAATCAAATCTTACCGTTGGTTACAGGAGGTTCGTGGTTATGCTTTCAGCACAACAGATTAA